Proteins encoded in a region of the Thermodesulfobacteriota bacterium genome:
- a CDS encoding cytochrome c3 family protein gives MELKRHNVKILQIIIIYIAALIVVIPNLSHAKVTGVCYNCHTMHNSQGGASMAQEYSSGSGGLTGDSSPNPCLLSYDCVGCHFSSTANTIVSNTPVVLNSAAPASPLAGGNFYWAVNTGDKYGHNVYGIKAQEGSPMDAPPGFKASAGTPSGYGTGPASWATQLNCAGVYGCHGDRTQGATADTVVEAMKGAHHADDSAIDGTSTGKSYRFLRGVNGVELNATGYKWEQTADSTHHNGYKGGATPGTTTDGISYLCGTCHGNFHGHANLGGSTQVGSSSPWFRHPTDFAFSGVEGGYAGSEYDDYTSYSTTTPVALSTPSTSTSTVDSTSMVICLSCHRAHGSPNYKMIRWDYKSATLSTALSGCNVCHTSKN, from the coding sequence ATGGAACTCAAGCGGCATAACGTAAAAATACTACAAATAATCATTATATATATTGCGGCATTGATCGTAGTAATCCCAAATCTATCCCACGCCAAGGTCACCGGCGTCTGTTACAACTGTCATACCATGCACAACAGCCAGGGCGGCGCGTCCATGGCCCAGGAATATTCTTCCGGGAGCGGCGGGTTGACAGGGGATTCCAGCCCAAACCCGTGTCTGCTGTCTTATGACTGCGTTGGTTGTCATTTTTCCAGTACGGCCAATACCATTGTAAGTAATACCCCCGTAGTTCTGAATAGCGCCGCCCCTGCTTCTCCTCTGGCGGGGGGTAATTTTTATTGGGCTGTGAATACTGGCGATAAATATGGTCACAATGTGTATGGAATTAAGGCTCAGGAAGGCTCGCCGATGGATGCACCTCCGGGCTTCAAGGCAAGTGCTGGCACGCCCAGTGGCTACGGAACCGGGCCGGCCTCATGGGCCACTCAGCTTAACTGCGCCGGTGTGTATGGCTGTCATGGCGATCGCACCCAAGGTGCAACGGCGGATACCGTCGTAGAGGCCATGAAAGGGGCGCATCATGCTGATGACAGCGCCATAGATGGCACCAGTACAGGCAAAAGTTACCGGTTTCTAAGGGGCGTAAACGGTGTAGAGTTAAATGCTACTGGTTATAAATGGGAACAGACGGCCGATTCCACCCATCACAATGGATACAAGGGCGGGGCCACACCCGGAACCACGACGGACGGCATCAGTTACTTATGCGGCACCTGTCACGGAAATTTTCACGGGCACGCAAATCTCGGAGGTTCCACACAGGTTGGTTCTTCTTCGCCGTGGTTCAGGCACCCTACGGATTTTGCATTTAGTGGGGTAGAAGGCGGCTACGCCGGATCAGAATACGATGATTATACAAGTTACTCGACTACAACGCCGGTAGCACTGTCCACGCCATCGACATCGACTTCAACCGTTGACAGCACAAGCATGGTTATCTGCCTTTCCTGTCACCGTGCCCATGGATCGCCGAATTACAAGATGATCCGCTGGGATTATAAGAGCGCCACACTTTCGACGGCCCTGAGCGGCTGTAATGTCTGCCACACCTCAAAAAACTAA
- a CDS encoding TIGR03960 family B12-binding radical SAM protein: protein MSYPFLTQVRKPGRYLGTEINAVRKDWQKARVRLALIFPDLYEIGMSHLGLSILYHIVNNHADFLAERAFAPDLDLEELLRREDYPLLSLESQRPLREFDILGFTLPYELCYTNVLTVLDTAGIPFYARERDENYPLVIAGGSCAVNPEPVADFFDAILIGDGEEAIIEIADAYSRWKEGADGKDKLLELLARIEGVYIPSYFKMSYGPEGNICAIESLRAGYAKVSRRIVSDLDQARYPVRPVIPHTKPVHDRISLEISRGCARGCRFCQAGITYRPVRERHPKTILRIAEETLAATGHEELSLLSLSTGDYVNLEALIKALMNRYSSEQVAISLPSLRVGTLTPEIMAEIKRVRKTGFTLAPESGTARLRAVINKDISEEDLLATAREAFQAGWNLLKLYFMIGLPTETYEDLDGIADLAKRVLACGRHTGRRCQVNVGISTFVPKAHTPFQWEAQIGIEESWQRLDYIKNALQNRRIQVKWHDPRQSLLEGVFSRGDRRLAALIERAYRLGCRLDGWGDQFRFSLWQQAAAETGLELESYIRKRGINEILPWEHIDSLVDKEFLIKEKEKAVHGETTADCRKDGCVLCGVCDGKGRVLRLAEPFQDSFTPSKRLESTETTRIRIYYGKLELARFLSHLEITRIFSRALKRAGINPAYSKGFHPMPKMSFSSALPVGTESVAEYADVTTVGPIRPDDLASRLQKEMPEGLIIYGAGKALTIATAETSYYRIRSDNAVFTTGPIQRFLSAESFPIEQKRKDSTRRVDIKPLVKTLQYIDARTIALSLANHQKVGAKPTEIVESIFNLSEEELKNLHILKLPDNPVAEGNSLCLQNSL from the coding sequence TTGTCCTACCCCTTCCTGACACAGGTGAGAAAACCCGGCCGTTACCTGGGCACTGAGATAAATGCCGTCCGCAAAGACTGGCAGAAGGCCAGGGTGCGCCTGGCCCTTATCTTTCCGGATCTGTATGAAATAGGCATGTCCCACCTGGGATTATCCATCCTTTATCACATCGTAAACAACCATGCGGACTTCCTGGCCGAACGGGCCTTTGCCCCGGACCTTGATCTGGAGGAACTGCTCCGCCGCGAGGATTATCCGTTACTTTCTCTTGAATCACAAAGGCCGCTCCGGGAATTCGACATCTTAGGGTTCACGCTGCCCTATGAGCTTTGTTATACGAATGTGCTTACCGTATTAGACACAGCCGGCATCCCCTTCTATGCCCGGGAGAGAGATGAAAATTATCCACTGGTCATCGCCGGCGGGTCATGCGCGGTAAATCCAGAACCGGTGGCCGATTTCTTTGATGCCATCCTGATCGGTGATGGTGAGGAGGCCATAATTGAAATAGCCGATGCTTATTCCCGCTGGAAAGAAGGCGCAGATGGCAAAGATAAGCTTTTAGAATTATTGGCCCGGATTGAAGGCGTCTATATACCGTCTTATTTCAAGATGTCCTATGGCCCGGAAGGAAATATCTGTGCTATCGAATCACTCAGGGCGGGCTATGCAAAAGTCTCACGCCGGATAGTGAGCGATCTCGACCAGGCCCGGTATCCTGTGAGACCCGTGATCCCGCATACAAAACCGGTCCATGACCGTATCAGCCTGGAGATATCACGCGGCTGTGCGCGCGGCTGCCGTTTCTGCCAGGCGGGCATTACCTACCGCCCTGTCCGCGAAAGGCATCCTAAGACTATTCTCCGGATCGCCGAAGAGACCCTAGCTGCCACCGGCCATGAGGAGCTTTCCCTTCTCTCGCTCAGCACGGGAGATTATGTAAATCTGGAGGCGCTTATAAAGGCCCTTATGAATCGCTATTCCAGTGAACAGGTGGCCATATCTCTTCCCTCCCTGCGCGTGGGAACCCTTACCCCTGAGATCATGGCCGAGATAAAACGGGTCCGTAAAACAGGTTTTACACTTGCCCCGGAGTCCGGCACCGCCAGGCTTAGGGCCGTCATTAATAAGGATATCTCGGAAGAAGACCTCCTGGCCACGGCCAGGGAGGCGTTTCAGGCCGGGTGGAACCTTTTAAAACTCTATTTCATGATTGGGCTACCGACCGAAACTTATGAAGATCTCGATGGCATAGCTGACTTGGCCAAACGGGTGTTGGCCTGTGGTCGCCACACCGGCAGGCGCTGCCAGGTCAACGTGGGCATCTCTACCTTTGTCCCCAAGGCGCATACCCCGTTCCAATGGGAGGCCCAGATAGGCATCGAAGAGAGCTGGCAGCGGCTGGATTATATCAAAAACGCCCTGCAAAACCGGAGGATTCAGGTCAAGTGGCATGACCCGCGGCAAAGTTTGCTGGAGGGCGTCTTCTCCAGGGGTGACCGCCGGTTGGCAGCCCTTATAGAACGCGCATACCGGCTTGGTTGCCGGCTCGATGGCTGGGGAGATCAATTCCGGTTTTCTCTCTGGCAACAGGCCGCAGCCGAAACCGGCCTGGAGCTGGAATCTTATATAAGAAAACGGGGCATTAACGAAATATTGCCCTGGGAACATATAGACTCTCTCGTAGATAAGGAATTCCTGATAAAAGAAAAAGAGAAGGCTGTCCATGGTGAAACAACAGCGGATTGCCGGAAGGATGGGTGTGTCCTTTGCGGCGTCTGCGACGGGAAAGGGAGAGTTCTCCGGCTTGCAGAGCCGTTTCAGGATAGTTTCACCCCGTCAAAACGCCTGGAATCCACAGAGACAACGCGCATAAGGATTTACTACGGTAAACTGGAACTGGCGCGGTTCCTTAGCCATCTGGAAATAACGCGCATTTTCAGCCGGGCGCTGAAGAGGGCCGGCATTAATCCGGCCTATTCTAAGGGATTTCATCCCATGCCGAAGATGTCTTTTAGCTCTGCCCTGCCGGTTGGGACGGAGAGTGTGGCTGAATATGCAGACGTAACGACGGTGGGGCCGATTAGACCGGACGATCTGGCTTCTCGTCTGCAAAAAGAGATGCCGGAGGGCCTTATTATCTACGGCGCGGGAAAAGCGCTTACAATTGCCACTGCCGAAACAAGCTATTACCGGATACGGTCAGATAATGCCGTCTTTACGACCGGTCCGATACAGCGCTTCCTCTCAGCGGAAAGCTTCCCGATAGAACAGAAAAGAAAAGATAGCACACGGCGGGTGGATATAAAACCGCTGGTGAAGACCCTGCAATATATCGATGCCCGGACTATCGCCCTATCCCTAGCGAACCATCAAAAAGTCGGGGCTAAGCCGACAGAAATAGTGGAGTCTATCTTCAATCTTTCCGAAGAAGAACTAAAGAATCTTCATATACTGAAATTGCCGGATAATCCCGTAGCGGAAGGAAATTCTTTATGCCTGCAGAACTCATTATAA